The Cloacibacillus sp. genome has a segment encoding these proteins:
- the garR gene encoding 2-hydroxy-3-oxopropionate reductase, with the protein MDKIGFIGLGIMGRPMAKNLIKAGYAVVVCDVNRQAVEELRACGAESAATPAETAEKAGTFIVTMLPNSPQVREVTAGENGLLKGIRAGQIVVDMSSISPIASRELDALLRERGAEMLDAPVSGGQEKAEQGTLAIMVGGSAAAFEKARPILEKMGAAVTLVGESGAGQITKLVNQMIVGINISAVAEGMAFAKKAGVEPRRVFEAIRKGLAGSQCLEDKAPRMFEGRYDPGFRINLHIKDLWNVLETSRAVSCSVPLSGQVIEMMIALANEGHETKDHGSLGLYYEKLNNVALKEIQK; encoded by the coding sequence ATGGACAAAATAGGATTTATCGGTTTGGGAATAATGGGCAGGCCGATGGCGAAAAACCTTATCAAAGCGGGATATGCCGTCGTGGTCTGCGACGTGAACCGGCAGGCGGTGGAGGAACTGCGCGCCTGCGGCGCGGAGAGCGCGGCGACGCCCGCCGAAACCGCGGAAAAGGCCGGAACATTTATCGTGACGATGCTTCCCAACTCGCCGCAGGTGCGCGAAGTGACCGCCGGTGAAAACGGCCTCTTAAAGGGCATCCGTGCCGGACAGATAGTGGTGGACATGAGCTCCATCTCTCCGATCGCCAGCCGCGAACTTGACGCGCTCCTCAGAGAGAGGGGCGCGGAGATGCTCGACGCCCCCGTCAGCGGCGGCCAGGAAAAGGCGGAACAGGGGACCCTGGCGATCATGGTCGGCGGCAGCGCCGCCGCCTTTGAAAAGGCCCGTCCCATACTTGAAAAGATGGGCGCCGCCGTCACCCTCGTGGGGGAGAGCGGCGCGGGGCAGATCACCAAACTTGTAAACCAGATGATCGTAGGCATCAACATCTCCGCCGTCGCCGAGGGCATGGCCTTCGCCAAAAAGGCGGGCGTCGAACCGCGCAGAGTATTCGAGGCCATCCGCAAAGGGCTCGCCGGCAGCCAGTGCCTTGAGGACAAAGCGCCGAGAATGTTCGAAGGCCGCTACGACCCCGGCTTCCGCATCAACCTCCACATCAAAGACCTTTGGAACGTCCTCGAGACCAGCCGCGCCGTCAGCTGCTCCGTCCCTCTCTCGGGGCAGGTCATAGAGATGATGATCGCCCTAGCGAACGAGGGGCACGAGACCAAGGACCACGGCTCGCTCGGGCTCTACTACGAAAAGCTCAATAATGTGGCGCTGAAAGAAATACAAAAATAA
- a CDS encoding D-2-hydroxyacid dehydrogenase has product MQNKLKIMVLTAEDSLKVFRMTPERIEAALERFPEFRGKVEISITRTSTSFENDPSWNSEDYEKFRRDIVNADILVGYMFPLAEVAALAPNLKWIHIIGAGIEHLLPLDWLPEGCVLTNNRGAHAPKTCEYAMMALLMLANHMPRLAGAQQKRKWDAHFVSVIRGSKAAILGAGKQGSAVALAAKRLGLNTVGVDIDTSPRENLDEILPPSRLNEALGSADYVVVTLPSTKDTYRFIGEKEFAAMKEGAGFINISRGRIVDSEALVASLKSGHLSGAVLDVFEQEPLPVESPLWSAPNLTMSPHMGCDDEDNYIHRTFDIVFENLRRLEAGERLENVVDRKKGY; this is encoded by the coding sequence ATGCAGAACAAATTGAAGATCATGGTACTCACCGCGGAGGACAGCCTCAAAGTTTTCCGCATGACCCCGGAACGCATTGAGGCGGCGCTGGAAAGATTCCCCGAATTCCGCGGCAAAGTGGAGATCTCCATCACCCGCACCAGCACGAGCTTTGAAAACGACCCGAGCTGGAACTCGGAAGACTACGAAAAATTCCGCCGCGACATCGTGAACGCCGACATCCTTGTCGGTTACATGTTTCCACTCGCGGAGGTCGCGGCCCTCGCGCCGAACCTCAAATGGATACACATAATCGGCGCGGGCATAGAACACCTCCTGCCGCTTGACTGGCTGCCGGAGGGATGCGTCCTCACCAACAACCGCGGGGCGCACGCGCCCAAGACCTGCGAATACGCGATGATGGCGCTGCTCATGCTCGCGAACCACATGCCGCGGCTCGCAGGCGCGCAGCAGAAACGCAAATGGGACGCGCACTTCGTCTCCGTCATCCGCGGCTCCAAGGCGGCCATACTCGGCGCGGGCAAACAGGGAAGCGCCGTCGCCCTGGCGGCCAAACGGCTGGGGCTTAACACCGTCGGGGTGGACATCGACACCTCGCCGAGGGAGAACCTCGACGAGATACTGCCGCCCTCGCGGCTGAACGAGGCCCTCGGCTCCGCGGACTACGTCGTCGTCACCCTGCCCTCCACCAAAGATACATACCGCTTCATCGGGGAAAAAGAGTTCGCCGCGATGAAAGAGGGGGCGGGCTTTATAAACATCAGCCGCGGAAGGATCGTCGACAGCGAGGCCCTCGTCGCGAGCCTCAAATCGGGGCACCTGTCGGGTGCGGTGCTCGACGTCTTCGAGCAGGAACCGCTTCCCGTGGAATCGCCGCTCTGGTCAGCCCCCAACCTCACCATGTCGCCCCATATGGGCTGCGACGACGAGGATAACTACATCCACCGCACCTTCGACATCGTCTTTGAAAACCTGCGCCGCCTCGAGGCCGGCGAGAGGCTGGAAAACGTCGTCGACAGGAAAAAGGGATACTAA
- a CDS encoding D-2-hydroxyacid dehydrogenase: MKKLRIHIMNNRHQAQVYQATEEQVKEAVARNADIADKFEITMGSSEYDYDRWTEDDLKSYYEHMKEADVLMGYTFPTENIRGYAPELKWIHFNSSGVEQITPFTWVPEGLQLTNSRGVHQPKSGESFATYLGMLNSAIPRLFTAQRNGRWERTFTSVIKGRKLVVIGVGCQGGEVARQGRRLGMRVTGIDPQRTSHPECDEVLTPDRLDEALKDVDILAIAAPLTKATYRIIGERELKLMPKSASLLNVARGQLLDADALDRALRAGEIAGAILDVFDHEPLEDESPLWTAPNLIMTPHVSSDDPLNYMPRCLDILMRNVRSYLEGKPLENLVDTGREY; the protein is encoded by the coding sequence CGCCACCAGGCCCAGGTCTATCAGGCGACCGAGGAGCAGGTGAAAGAGGCGGTTGCGAGAAACGCGGACATCGCCGACAAATTTGAAATAACGATGGGCAGCAGCGAGTACGACTACGACCGCTGGACGGAAGACGACCTCAAATCCTACTACGAGCACATGAAAGAGGCCGACGTGCTCATGGGCTACACCTTTCCCACGGAGAATATTCGCGGCTACGCGCCGGAACTCAAATGGATACACTTCAACAGCTCGGGGGTGGAACAGATAACCCCCTTCACCTGGGTCCCGGAGGGGCTGCAGCTGACGAACAGCCGCGGCGTGCACCAGCCGAAATCGGGGGAGAGCTTCGCCACCTACCTCGGCATGCTCAACTCCGCCATCCCCAGGCTCTTTACGGCCCAGAGAAACGGCAGATGGGAGCGGACCTTTACGAGCGTCATAAAGGGACGGAAACTCGTCGTCATCGGCGTGGGCTGCCAGGGCGGCGAGGTCGCCAGGCAGGGCAGGCGCCTTGGTATGAGGGTGACGGGCATCGACCCGCAGCGCACAAGCCACCCCGAGTGCGACGAAGTGCTGACTCCCGACAGACTTGACGAGGCGCTGAAGGACGTGGACATCCTCGCCATCGCCGCGCCGCTTACGAAGGCCACCTACCGTATAATCGGCGAAAGGGAGCTTAAATTGATGCCGAAGAGCGCCTCCCTGCTCAACGTCGCGCGCGGGCAGCTGCTTGACGCCGACGCGCTTGACCGCGCTCTGCGCGCGGGAGAGATCGCGGGCGCGATACTCGACGTATTCGACCACGAGCCGCTGGAGGACGAATCGCCGCTCTGGACCGCGCCCAACCTCATCATGACGCCGCACGTCTCATCGGACGATCCCCTCAACTACATGCCGCGCTGCCTTGACATCCTCATGCGCAACGTCCGCAGCTACCTTGAGGGCAAACCGCTGGAAAACCTTGTGGATACCGGCAGAGAATACTAG